Proteins found in one Oribacterium sp. oral taxon 102 genomic segment:
- a CDS encoding UxaA family hydrolase has protein sequence MAEKKCIRITERDNVAIAIHDIPQGTEVMPGILAAEDIPQAHKIALEPMPKGTEVIRYGVCLGYANRDIPQGGWVNEKNLEMAAAPELDRMEFAVNIRTDLPMPKRRSWMGYRNPDGGYAGTRNILGINTTVQCVAGVLNVAIHRIKSEILPKYPNVDDVVAINHPYGCGVAIDARDAYIPQKILRNIAMHPNFGGVFMLLSLGCEKFTPERFCEWWPERNTPENVIILQEHRGYQPMMDAICEMAERKLRILNERRREELPLSELLVGMQCGGSDAFSGITANPTAGYAADLLVAGGGTAMFSEVTEVRDGVQFIAQRCIDETVGKRLVEEMKWYDDYLRKGGVDRGANTTPGNKKGGLSNIIEKSMGSIAKSGSSPIVEVLSPGDRPTKHGEIFAATPASDLVCGPSQLASGMGLEVFMTGRGTPYGLAAAPVIKLCSRNEMKEQWPDIIDFNAGPAAVGEKTIAEQGEELFEFILDVASGIRKPFTEQYGFANDLCIFNPAPIT, from the coding sequence TTGGCTGAAAAAAAGTGTATCCGCATCACGGAGCGGGATAATGTCGCGATCGCGATTCATGATATTCCGCAGGGGACGGAGGTGATGCCGGGGATCTTAGCGGCAGAGGATATCCCGCAGGCACACAAGATCGCGCTGGAGCCGATGCCGAAGGGTACAGAGGTCATCCGCTACGGCGTTTGTCTGGGCTATGCCAACCGGGATATCCCGCAGGGCGGCTGGGTCAATGAGAAGAATCTGGAGATGGCAGCGGCGCCTGAGCTCGATCGGATGGAATTCGCGGTCAATATTCGTACAGACCTGCCGATGCCGAAGCGGCGAAGCTGGATGGGCTATCGCAATCCGGACGGCGGCTATGCCGGAACCCGGAACATTTTGGGCATCAATACGACCGTGCAGTGCGTGGCAGGCGTGCTCAATGTGGCGATCCACCGTATAAAGAGTGAGATCCTGCCGAAGTATCCGAATGTGGACGACGTGGTGGCGATCAATCATCCCTACGGCTGCGGTGTGGCGATCGACGCAAGGGATGCCTATATTCCGCAGAAGATCCTCCGGAATATTGCGATGCATCCGAACTTCGGCGGCGTGTTTATGCTGCTGTCTCTGGGCTGCGAGAAGTTCACGCCGGAGCGCTTCTGCGAATGGTGGCCGGAGCGGAATACGCCGGAGAATGTCATTATCCTGCAGGAGCACAGGGGCTATCAGCCGATGATGGACGCGATCTGTGAGATGGCGGAGCGGAAGCTCCGGATCCTGAATGAGCGGAGACGCGAGGAGCTCCCGCTCTCGGAGCTTCTGGTCGGGATGCAGTGCGGCGGTTCGGATGCCTTCTCCGGCATCACGGCGAACCCGACGGCAGGCTATGCGGCGGATCTTCTGGTGGCGGGCGGCGGCACCGCGATGTTCTCCGAGGTGACGGAGGTCAGGGACGGTGTACAGTTCATCGCGCAGCGTTGCATCGATGAAACGGTCGGGAAGCGGCTCGTGGAGGAGATGAAGTGGTATGATGACTATCTCCGGAAGGGCGGGGTAGACCGCGGCGCGAATACGACGCCGGGCAATAAGAAGGGCGGACTCTCCAATATCATCGAAAAGTCCATGGGTTCCATCGCGAAGTCCGGCAGCTCACCGATCGTGGAGGTACTCTCGCCGGGCGACCGTCCGACGAAGCATGGCGAAATCTTCGCTGCGACACCTGCCTCGGATCTGGTCTGCGGGCCCTCACAGCTCGCCTCCGGCATGGGGCTGGAGGTCTTCATGACCGGCAGAGGGACGCCGTACGGGCTGGCAGCGGCGCCGGTGATCAAGCTCTGCTCCCGGAATGAGATGAAGGAACAGTGGCCGGATATCATTGATTTCAATGCAGGTCCTGCGGCTGTGGGGGAGAAGACGATCGCCGAGCAGGGGGAGGAGCTCTTCGAGTTCATCCTGGATGTCGCCTCCGGCATCCGGAAGCCCTTCACCGAGCAGTACGGCTTCGCGAATGACCTCTGTATCTTCAACCCGGCGCCGATCACCTGA
- a CDS encoding tripartite tricarboxylate transporter TctB family protein: MFLKKYGDFIIGVFYALLGIALIAASRALPKSKVMEIGPDFMPTLIGIIILILAVILLIQTSLKQKKKLAELAASDEKDEADYKRVLGSLAAALLYVNLLKPVGFLVTTLVYLFVQIFILAPDQNRTKKDLLRYLIIDVIFTFVVYMLFRFGFKIVLPAGIFAI; encoded by the coding sequence ATGTTCCTGAAAAAGTATGGAGATTTTATTATTGGTGTTTTTTACGCACTGCTGGGGATCGCGCTGATCGCAGCCTCCCGGGCGCTGCCGAAGTCGAAGGTCATGGAAATCGGCCCGGATTTCATGCCGACGCTGATCGGGATCATCATCCTGATCCTTGCCGTCATTCTGCTGATACAGACGAGCCTCAAGCAGAAAAAGAAGCTTGCGGAGCTGGCGGCATCCGACGAGAAGGATGAGGCGGACTACAAGCGAGTGCTGGGGAGCCTCGCGGCGGCGCTGCTCTATGTGAATCTGCTGAAGCCGGTCGGCTTCCTCGTGACGACGCTGGTTTATCTCTTCGTGCAGATCTTCATTCTTGCACCGGATCAGAACCGGACGAAGAAGGATCTGCTCCGCTACCTGATCATCGACGTGATCTTCACCTTCGTGGTTTATATGCTGTTCCGCTTTGGCTTCAAGATCGTATTGCCGGCGGGCATCTTCGCAATCTAA
- a CDS encoding FAD:protein FMN transferase has protein sequence MSKLGKKALPALLLPLLLLLAVVFFRQHGAAQKTGERYSAQFLDVFDTVSNVIGYDTDEAAFRQKSEAVHALLLEYHRLFDIYNDYEGLHNLKTVNDNAGRQPVRVDRKLIDLLLFGKEAYRFTGGRVNIAEGAVLRLWHDEREAGIIDPQHAALPDTDALERAAAHTDIENIVIDEENSTVYLSDPELRIDVGGIAKGYAVEQAGKEVEALGGTSYLLNIGGNLKAIGRRADGTDWVCPVENPAYRDGKSTEAYAVVTGLCDRSLVTSGDYERYYTVDNVRYHHIIDPETCEPGRFHRSVTILMKDSGEADALSTGLFLMDTETGRKCIEERNRGRGEAERIEAMWIDADGTRSYTDGFLRYVKDTK, from the coding sequence ATGAGTAAGCTGGGGAAAAAGGCGCTTCCGGCACTGCTGCTCCCGCTTCTGCTGCTTCTCGCGGTGGTTTTTTTTCGGCAGCACGGCGCGGCGCAGAAGACGGGCGAGCGATATTCCGCGCAGTTTCTGGATGTGTTCGATACGGTATCCAATGTCATCGGCTATGATACGGATGAGGCGGCGTTCCGGCAGAAATCTGAGGCGGTGCATGCGCTGCTTTTGGAATATCATCGGCTCTTCGATATTTACAATGACTACGAGGGGCTGCATAATCTGAAAACGGTCAACGACAATGCGGGCAGACAGCCGGTGAGGGTGGATCGGAAGCTGATCGATCTGCTTCTCTTCGGAAAGGAGGCCTACCGTTTCACCGGCGGCAGGGTGAATATCGCCGAGGGCGCGGTGCTGCGGCTCTGGCATGATGAGCGGGAGGCAGGGATCATAGACCCGCAGCACGCGGCGCTTCCGGATACAGACGCGCTTGAGCGTGCGGCGGCGCATACCGATATCGAGAATATCGTCATTGACGAAGAGAACTCGACTGTCTACCTCAGCGATCCGGAGCTGCGTATAGATGTGGGCGGCATCGCGAAGGGCTATGCGGTGGAGCAGGCAGGGAAGGAGGTAGAGGCGCTCGGCGGCACGAGCTATCTCTTGAATATCGGCGGCAATCTGAAGGCAATCGGACGGCGCGCAGATGGGACGGACTGGGTCTGCCCGGTGGAGAATCCGGCGTATAGGGACGGGAAGAGCACGGAGGCATATGCGGTCGTGACCGGACTCTGTGACCGTTCTCTCGTGACGAGCGGAGATTATGAGCGCTATTATACTGTGGACAATGTGCGCTACCACCACATCATTGATCCGGAAACGTGTGAACCGGGGCGCTTCCACCGCAGTGTCACGATCCTGATGAAGGATTCGGGGGAGGCGGATGCGCTGTCGACGGGGCTTTTCCTGATGGATACGGAGACGGGAAGGAAGTGCATCGAGGAGCGGAACCGGGGACGCGGGGAGGCGGAGCGGATCGAAGCGATGTGGATCGACGCGGACGGGACACGGAGCTATACGGACGGCTTCCTCCGCTATGTGAAGGATACAAAGTGA
- a CDS encoding LysR family transcriptional regulator, which produces METKQLEYMIKIADEGSITRAAARLFISQSALSQQLQKLEAELGAPLFRRSKSDWTPTPEGQVYLENAREMLRIKQKTYTLIADMANRRSGYLSVGMTPGRGSDMFSYVYPRFHELYPEMTVEPRELSVRAQQAQIRRGDLDIGFVTLTDNQKTIDEYITLFREEILIALPERYPVNEKYLHTEDPYPTLPLTELRYEPFILMYKESTIRQTLDQIFREAGFSPTILFETSSNQTILSIIRAKLACGMLPYHYVRQKPEGIRFYRLPFRPSWNVCVSYQKGAYLSKAAKDFIRLVKEYWT; this is translated from the coding sequence ATGGAAACAAAACAGCTGGAATATATGATTAAGATCGCGGACGAGGGCTCGATTACCCGCGCTGCCGCCCGCCTGTTCATCTCTCAGTCTGCACTCTCGCAGCAGCTGCAGAAGCTGGAGGCCGAGCTCGGCGCGCCGCTTTTCCGCCGGAGCAAGTCCGACTGGACCCCCACGCCGGAGGGACAGGTCTACCTCGAAAATGCCCGCGAGATGCTCCGCATCAAGCAGAAAACCTACACACTGATCGCGGATATGGCGAACCGGCGCAGCGGCTACCTCTCTGTGGGGATGACGCCGGGGCGAGGCTCGGATATGTTCTCCTATGTCTATCCCCGCTTCCACGAGCTCTACCCGGAGATGACCGTCGAGCCCCGGGAACTGAGTGTCCGCGCGCAGCAGGCACAGATCCGGCGGGGCGATCTGGACATCGGCTTCGTGACGCTCACGGACAACCAGAAGACGATCGACGAATATATCACACTCTTCCGGGAGGAGATCCTGATCGCGCTGCCGGAGAGGTATCCCGTTAATGAGAAATATCTGCATACGGAAGATCCCTATCCTACGCTCCCGCTCACGGAGCTTCGCTACGAGCCCTTCATCCTGATGTACAAGGAATCCACGATCCGCCAGACGCTGGATCAGATCTTCCGGGAGGCCGGCTTCTCCCCGACGATCCTCTTCGAGACCTCCAGCAACCAGACCATCCTTTCCATCATCCGGGCGAAGCTCGCCTGCGGGATGCTGCCCTACCACTACGTCCGGCAGAAGCCGGAGGGCATCCGCTTCTACCGCCTGCCCTTCCGTCCCAGCTGGAATGTCTGCGTCAGCTATCAGAAGGGCGCTTACCTCAGCAAGGCGGCGAAGGATTTTATCCGCCTCGTAAAGGAGTATTGGACTTGA
- a CDS encoding LCP family protein — protein MSVENRSRRLARTESRLVRRTRPSERRMESYRREREEMGAAYEPDYDEEEYALRATRNPIRSNGGQAEERRVREDMRGRARTRQNGQSSRAAGGGRRRGRFGRRVLRLCLLLLLGFGLWSFASPYLGAKYWTVAVFGVDSRDGNLEAGALSDVIMLASINRRDGSVKLTSVYRDTYSRVDSEGKYHKLNEAYFLGGHKQAVAALESNFDLKIDDYVSFNWAAVAKGITALGGVDLEISDSEFKYINAFITETVNSTGLGSVQLAHAGMNHLDGVQAVAYGRLRLMDTDFNRTARQRKVLGLAMEKAKQANARTLAEVARYVFPEISTSMGIDDAVSLARNVKKYEIVDSQGFPFSRTTKKIRKMDCVIPATLASNVVQLHQYLYGTEDYKVSGTVQKISEHIAEVSGVGVMENAEPVHVGTGGASAGGGAPKEKPAPEKAAKESESEAQPETKETESTMSSEGREEAESLVERLPSDSTEESLRRAEAPGGETKAEAAPTEQESRERPTAPGGETVLPGEEDSAHGPGMAEHSL, from the coding sequence ATGAGCGTAGAGAACAGAAGCAGACGCCTTGCGCGGACAGAGTCCCGTCTGGTACGGCGCACCAGACCGTCTGAGCGGCGGATGGAGAGCTACAGGAGAGAGCGGGAGGAGATGGGAGCGGCATACGAGCCGGACTATGATGAGGAGGAATATGCGCTTCGCGCCACCAGAAACCCGATACGAAGCAATGGCGGGCAGGCGGAGGAGCGCCGCGTGCGGGAGGATATGCGGGGGAGAGCGCGTACGCGGCAGAATGGGCAAAGCTCCCGTGCAGCAGGAGGAGGAAGGAGACGGGGGCGCTTCGGCAGGAGAGTTCTGCGTCTCTGCCTGCTCCTCCTGCTCGGCTTCGGGCTCTGGAGCTTCGCGAGTCCCTATCTCGGCGCGAAATACTGGACGGTAGCGGTCTTCGGCGTAGATTCCCGCGACGGCAATCTCGAGGCGGGGGCGCTCTCCGATGTCATCATGCTTGCCAGCATTAACCGGCGGGACGGCTCGGTGAAGCTTACCTCGGTTTATCGCGATACCTACAGCAGGGTAGACAGCGAGGGGAAGTACCACAAGCTGAACGAGGCATATTTCCTCGGCGGTCATAAACAGGCAGTTGCGGCGCTGGAGAGCAATTTCGATCTGAAAATTGACGACTATGTGAGCTTCAACTGGGCGGCAGTTGCGAAGGGGATCACGGCGCTGGGCGGCGTCGATCTCGAGATTTCGGACAGTGAGTTCAAATACATCAATGCCTTCATTACCGAAACGGTAAACTCTACGGGGCTTGGCTCGGTGCAGCTTGCGCACGCCGGGATGAATCATCTGGACGGGGTGCAGGCGGTGGCGTACGGTCGTCTCCGGCTGATGGATACCGATTTCAACCGTACCGCCCGGCAGCGGAAGGTGCTGGGGCTCGCCATGGAAAAGGCGAAGCAGGCGAATGCGAGAACGCTCGCGGAGGTAGCGCGTTATGTCTTCCCGGAGATTTCTACCAGCATGGGGATAGACGATGCGGTTTCGCTCGCCCGGAATGTGAAAAAATATGAGATCGTGGATTCGCAGGGCTTTCCGTTTTCCAGAACGACGAAGAAGATTCGCAAGATGGATTGCGTGATTCCCGCGACGCTCGCCTCCAATGTCGTGCAGCTGCATCAGTACCTCTATGGGACGGAGGACTACAAGGTCTCCGGGACGGTGCAGAAGATCAGCGAGCATATCGCGGAGGTCTCCGGCGTGGGCGTCATGGAGAACGCGGAGCCGGTTCACGTCGGCACGGGCGGCGCTTCCGCGGGCGGCGGTGCGCCGAAGGAGAAGCCTGCACCGGAGAAGGCGGCTAAGGAATCGGAATCTGAGGCGCAGCCGGAGACGAAGGAGACAGAGAGCACGATGTCTTCGGAAGGCAGAGAGGAAGCAGAGAGCCTTGTGGAGCGGCTGCCCTCAGACAGCACGGAGGAGAGCCTGCGGCGGGCAGAAGCGCCCGGCGGAGAGACAAAAGCCGAGGCAGCGCCTACGGAGCAGGAGAGCAGGGAGAGACCGACGGCGCCCGGTGGAGAAACCGTCCTGCCCGGGGAAGAGGACAGTGCCCATGGCCCGGGCATGGCAGAGCATAGCTTATAG
- a CDS encoding tripartite tricarboxylate transporter permease yields the protein MNALVQLGSAFAAVCRPLSLLLMVAGVAIGIVFGSIPGLSASMAVALMLPLTFSMESSLGMNVLVAVYIGGISGGLISAILLNMPGTASSIATCFDGHPMAKNGEAMKALGVGIVFSFLGSLFSFFILSFFAPRLADIALKFTPVENFGICFFALTMVAILSSGNMVKGLLAGLFGLVFCFIGMAPIDGTPRFTFGNPDLMAGFNQLTTLIGIFAVADILVSAEEMNAKGAQTIPVSKVKGFGFTMKEFVSWLPGALRAALIGTSIGILPGIGGSTSGMLAYVTAKNMSKHPETFGTGNPEGIVATETANNATIGGALIPLLVLGIPGDGVTAMMLGGFLIHGLSAGPLLFIKNADVVYGIFAACMVCDLIMLIVEWTCIKAFVQVLKVPKHILMPLILVLCAVGAYATNNRVFDVQSIIVFGIVGYLYHKLKLPTTPFVLCFLVGSMTETYLRRGIMSYKSFGAFFTHPIFDFFFFVACAVLLWSLVKELRGQRKDEAAG from the coding sequence ATGAATGCACTTGTACAGCTGGGCTCCGCGTTTGCCGCGGTATGCCGGCCCCTTTCACTGCTTCTGATGGTGGCAGGCGTGGCGATCGGCATCGTCTTCGGTTCAATCCCGGGGCTCTCTGCTTCCATGGCGGTGGCGCTGATGCTCCCGCTGACCTTCAGCATGGAGTCCTCCCTCGGCATGAATGTGCTGGTGGCGGTTTACATCGGCGGCATCTCCGGCGGCTTGATCTCCGCGATCCTGCTGAATATGCCGGGAACGGCCTCCTCGATCGCGACCTGCTTCGACGGGCATCCGATGGCGAAGAACGGAGAGGCAATGAAGGCGCTGGGTGTCGGCATCGTCTTTTCCTTCCTCGGCTCGCTGTTCTCCTTTTTCATTCTGTCCTTCTTTGCGCCGCGGCTTGCGGACATCGCGCTGAAGTTCACGCCGGTGGAGAACTTCGGCATCTGCTTCTTTGCGTTGACGATGGTGGCGATCCTCTCTTCCGGCAACATGGTGAAGGGGCTGCTCGCAGGTCTCTTCGGCTTGGTCTTCTGCTTCATCGGCATGGCACCGATCGACGGCACGCCGCGATTCACCTTCGGGAATCCGGATCTGATGGCAGGCTTTAATCAGCTCACGACGCTGATCGGTATTTTCGCAGTAGCGGATATCCTCGTCTCCGCGGAGGAAATGAACGCAAAGGGCGCGCAGACAATCCCTGTTTCCAAGGTGAAGGGCTTCGGCTTCACGATGAAGGAGTTTGTCTCGTGGCTCCCGGGTGCACTGCGTGCCGCACTGATTGGCACCAGCATCGGCATTCTGCCGGGGATCGGCGGCTCGACCTCCGGGATGCTCGCCTATGTCACGGCGAAGAATATGAGTAAGCATCCGGAGACCTTCGGAACCGGAAATCCGGAGGGGATCGTCGCGACAGAGACGGCGAACAATGCGACGATCGGCGGCGCGCTGATCCCGCTCCTCGTGCTGGGCATCCCCGGAGACGGCGTGACGGCGATGATGCTGGGCGGCTTCCTGATCCACGGGCTTTCCGCCGGACCGCTGCTTTTCATCAAGAATGCGGACGTGGTCTACGGCATCTTCGCAGCCTGTATGGTCTGCGATCTGATTATGCTGATCGTGGAGTGGACCTGTATCAAGGCGTTCGTGCAGGTTCTGAAGGTTCCGAAGCACATCCTGATGCCGCTGATCCTCGTGCTTTGCGCAGTCGGAGCCTATGCGACCAACAACCGTGTCTTCGACGTACAATCCATCATTGTCTTCGGTATCGTCGGCTACCTCTATCACAAGCTGAAGCTGCCGACTACGCCGTTTGTGCTCTGTTTTCTCGTCGGCTCCATGACGGAGACCTATCTCCGGCGCGGCATTATGAGCTACAAGAGCTTCGGCGCGTTCTTCACGCATCCGATCTTCGACTTCTTTTTCTTCGTGGCATGCGCAGTGCTGCTCTGGTCTTTGGTGAAAGAGCTGCGCGGACAGAGGAAGGATGAGGCTGCCGGCTAG
- a CDS encoding GNAT family N-acetyltransferase, which translates to MEYRISENKIELLAEDGSTLAELDFPDYDRTGKTVEVVHTYVDERLRGQGVAGMLMEKLVRELRRTDRRAKLSCSYAMQWFERHREEGELLSDE; encoded by the coding sequence ATGGAATACAGAATTTCAGAGAATAAAATCGAATTGCTGGCGGAGGACGGCAGCACTCTGGCGGAGCTGGACTTCCCGGACTATGACCGTACAGGGAAGACCGTGGAGGTCGTCCATACTTATGTGGATGAGCGTCTGCGAGGACAGGGCGTCGCCGGTATGCTGATGGAGAAGCTGGTAAGGGAGCTCCGACGCACAGACCGCAGGGCGAAGCTCTCGTGCAGCTATGCAATGCAGTGGTTTGAGAGGCATAGAGAGGAAGGGGAGCTGCTTTCGGATGAGTAA
- a CDS encoding DNA/RNA non-specific endonuclease, whose amino-acid sequence MTEKSKNRRKCYGGARRRGYGGRGFRLTPKTLPIYLLLLLLLWSADKLAPAYFSSAPSDAGEPAAMLSEAESDAAAKGGGEEQAASDRGTAIDPAALPEYSGSAYIILENNVPRFPEEDKGARYSFEEYAELDALGRCGPAYANIGRDLMPTARRGEIGGIRPSGWKNVKYEGLVEGNYLYNRCHLIAYQLSGENANAENLITGTRAMNTEMIPFENEVADYVRTTGNHVLYRVSPLFQGDNLLASGVTMEAWSVEDQGEGVCYFVYLYNVQPGIEIDYATGESRRAA is encoded by the coding sequence ATGACGGAGAAATCAAAAAACAGACGGAAATGTTACGGCGGCGCGCGGCGTAGAGGATACGGCGGCAGAGGCTTCCGGCTGACACCGAAGACCCTGCCGATTTACCTCCTGCTGCTCCTTCTTTTGTGGAGTGCCGATAAACTTGCTCCTGCGTATTTTTCGTCGGCACCTTCTGATGCAGGGGAGCCTGCCGCTATGCTGTCCGAGGCGGAGAGCGATGCAGCGGCGAAGGGCGGCGGAGAGGAGCAAGCGGCATCGGACAGAGGGACGGCGATTGATCCTGCGGCGCTTCCCGAATACAGCGGCAGCGCTTACATTATTCTGGAGAACAATGTCCCGCGTTTTCCGGAGGAGGATAAGGGCGCGCGGTACAGCTTCGAGGAATATGCGGAGCTGGATGCGCTCGGGCGCTGCGGACCCGCCTATGCCAATATCGGACGCGATCTCATGCCGACAGCGCGCCGGGGGGAGATCGGGGGAATTCGCCCGAGCGGCTGGAAAAATGTGAAGTACGAGGGACTGGTGGAGGGGAATTACCTCTATAACCGCTGTCATCTGATCGCCTACCAGCTCAGCGGAGAGAATGCGAACGCGGAGAATCTGATTACCGGGACGCGTGCGATGAACACGGAGATGATCCCTTTTGAAAATGAGGTCGCGGACTATGTGAGGACAACGGGAAATCATGTGCTGTACCGTGTCAGCCCGCTCTTTCAGGGGGACAATCTGCTGGCATCCGGCGTGACGATGGAGGCATGGTCCGTAGAGGATCAGGGAGAGGGGGTCTGCTACTTCGTCTATCTCTACAATGTACAGCCGGGAATCGAGATCGACTATGCGACAGGGGAGAGCCGGCGCGCGGCATAG
- a CDS encoding tripartite tricarboxylate transporter substrate binding protein: MKKRVLSTMLAGAMALGLMACGSGAAPAGTAADTSAADTSAADDASAPAETAVTDWKPSGAVSLVLPAGAGGDTDLSARIFAQYAKEATGVDFVVVNANGASGSVAANQVLSAANDGMTVLYGHNLVNVARVAGITDYDYTAFTLGPTFAKNDAQGLYVSPEKYKSLDDFIKAAKENPGKLKACTEVGAYTYYELLKFEKVADIDLDLVDVGSNSDKVTAMLSGQVDMMPGAFVNTKDYIDAGQFLCVGIPTAERSALMPDIPTLKEQGIDLVFPDLDYSFYFPKDTDASVITWYENTVQAVLANKKCVEDLENMEIKPYYLSAADSEANDKAYLATFEEVAASVEK, from the coding sequence ATGAAAAAGAGAGTATTATCAACAATGCTTGCCGGTGCGATGGCGCTGGGACTGATGGCGTGCGGCTCCGGCGCGGCACCTGCGGGGACGGCAGCCGATACGAGTGCAGCGGATACGAGTGCGGCAGATGATGCTTCCGCTCCGGCAGAGACTGCCGTGACGGACTGGAAGCCGAGCGGCGCAGTCTCTCTGGTGCTCCCGGCAGGTGCGGGCGGAGATACGGATCTCTCCGCGAGAATCTTCGCGCAGTATGCCAAGGAGGCGACCGGTGTGGATTTCGTCGTTGTGAACGCAAATGGCGCATCCGGCTCGGTAGCAGCGAATCAGGTGCTTTCCGCGGCAAATGACGGCATGACCGTGCTCTACGGGCATAACCTCGTCAATGTGGCAAGGGTTGCCGGAATCACGGACTATGACTATACGGCATTTACTCTCGGACCGACCTTCGCGAAGAATGATGCGCAGGGACTCTATGTCAGCCCGGAGAAGTACAAGAGCCTCGACGATTTCATCAAGGCGGCGAAGGAGAACCCGGGCAAGCTGAAGGCCTGCACCGAGGTGGGTGCGTATACCTACTATGAGCTTCTGAAGTTCGAGAAGGTGGCGGACATCGATCTCGATCTCGTGGATGTCGGCTCCAATTCGGACAAGGTGACTGCGATGCTCTCCGGACAGGTAGACATGATGCCGGGCGCATTTGTCAACACCAAGGATTATATCGATGCCGGACAGTTCCTCTGCGTAGGGATTCCGACGGCGGAGAGGTCTGCGCTGATGCCGGACATCCCGACGCTGAAGGAGCAGGGAATCGACCTCGTATTCCCGGATCTGGACTATTCCTTCTACTTCCCGAAGGACACCGATGCGTCTGTCATCACATGGTACGAGAATACGGTACAGGCTGTGCTTGCAAACAAGAAGTGCGTAGAGGATCTCGAGAATATGGAGATCAAGCCGTATTATCTTTCTGCGGCGGATTCCGAGGCAAATGACAAGGCGTACCTCGCGACCTTTGAGGAGGTTGCCGCTTCTGTAGAGAAATAA
- a CDS encoding F0F1 ATP synthase subunit epsilon, whose amino-acid sequence MTFQLEIVSIDGQKFSGEAEKLSLRSQSGELAIMARHTNYCSGVGMGTASVTLPDGTVRRASCIGGMLSMLHNRCRLLPTSWEWSGDIDRARAEASKRRAEEALRNPELSKADRAREESRLYRAMVRLQTAEAGE is encoded by the coding sequence ATGACCTTTCAATTAGAGATCGTATCCATAGACGGGCAGAAATTTTCGGGGGAAGCGGAGAAGCTGAGTCTCCGGAGCCAGAGCGGAGAGCTCGCGATCATGGCGCGGCATACCAACTATTGCAGCGGCGTGGGAATGGGAACCGCGAGCGTCACGCTTCCGGACGGCACCGTCCGGCGCGCCTCCTGCATCGGCGGCATGCTCAGCATGCTTCATAACCGCTGCCGTCTGCTCCCGACGAGCTGGGAATGGAGCGGGGACATTGACCGCGCGCGCGCAGAGGCATCGAAGCGGAGAGCGGAGGAGGCGCTCCGGAATCCGGAGCTCTCCAAGGCGGACAGAGCGCGGGAGGAATCCCGTCTCTACAGAGCCATGGTGCGGCTGCAGACCGCGGAAGCAGGGGAATAA